From the genome of Dickeya aquatica, one region includes:
- the mrdB gene encoding peptidoglycan glycosyltransferase MrdB (rod shape-determining protein RodA), with amino-acid sequence MTDSQQKGSIWTRMHIDLPFLLCVIALLGYSVFVMWSASGQDLGMMERKIGQCVLGVIVMITMAQIPPRVYEGWAPYLYIFCFILLVLVDVFGQISKGAQRWLDLGIIRFQPSEIAKIAVPLMVARFINRDMCPPSLKNTAIALVLTFAPTLLVAAQPDLGTAILICASGLFVLFLAGMSWRLIAIAAILLAAFIPVLWFFLMHDYQRARVMMLLDPETDPLGAGYHIIQSKIAIGSGGLTGKGWLQGTQSQLEFLPERHTDFIFAVLAEELGLIGVLILLGLYLFLIMRGLVIAANAQTSFGRVMVGGLMLIFFVYVFVNMGMVSGIVPVVGVPLPLISYGGSALVVLMAGFGIVMSIHTHRKMLSKNL; translated from the coding sequence ATGACAGACAGTCAGCAAAAAGGCTCCATCTGGACCAGAATGCACATTGACCTGCCCTTTCTCCTGTGTGTGATAGCGCTGTTGGGTTATAGCGTGTTTGTGATGTGGAGTGCCAGCGGTCAGGATCTCGGCATGATGGAGCGTAAAATCGGCCAATGTGTGCTGGGGGTTATCGTAATGATCACCATGGCGCAAATTCCCCCGCGCGTTTATGAAGGCTGGGCTCCTTATCTGTATATCTTCTGCTTTATTCTGCTGGTGCTGGTGGATGTGTTCGGGCAGATCAGTAAGGGGGCGCAACGTTGGCTTGATCTGGGGATAATACGTTTTCAGCCATCAGAAATTGCCAAAATCGCCGTTCCGCTGATGGTGGCTCGCTTCATTAACCGTGACATGTGCCCGCCCTCATTGAAAAACACGGCTATAGCACTGGTACTGACCTTTGCCCCCACACTGTTGGTGGCTGCCCAGCCAGACCTTGGCACAGCCATTCTTATCTGTGCCTCCGGCTTGTTTGTACTGTTTCTGGCCGGCATGAGCTGGCGGCTTATCGCGATTGCCGCCATACTGCTGGCAGCCTTTATTCCGGTGTTGTGGTTTTTTCTGATGCACGATTATCAGCGGGCGCGTGTGATGATGCTACTCGACCCGGAAACCGACCCACTCGGTGCCGGGTATCATATTATTCAGTCCAAAATCGCCATTGGCTCCGGCGGGTTGACCGGAAAAGGCTGGCTGCAAGGCACTCAGTCACAGTTAGAATTTCTGCCTGAACGCCATACCGACTTTATCTTTGCGGTACTGGCAGAGGAATTAGGGTTAATAGGTGTGTTAATCCTGCTCGGCCTGTATCTGTTTCTCATCATGCGCGGATTAGTCATTGCTGCGAATGCACAAACCTCATTTGGCCGGGTGATGGTCGGCGGTTTGATGCTGATCTTTTTCGTGTATGTGTTTGTTAACATGGGTATGGTTAGCGGTATTGTACCTGTCGTCGGTGTGCCTTTGCCTTTGATCAGTTACGGCGGTTCGGCGCTGGTGGTGTTGATGGCAGGCTTTGGTATCGTCATGTCGATACACACGCACCGTAAAATGTTATCCAAGAATTTATAG
- the rlpA gene encoding endolytic peptidoglycan transglycosylase RlpA codes for MRKDWIWMGAISLFLAGCSTTEQPSSPTQQAAAYNGPVEEIGGVEPRYEPYNPANMQDYSMNGKTYRIIKNPENFSESGFAAWHDHASTGSRTANGEMFDVNAMAAAHPTLPIPSYVRVTNLSNGRRLVVRINDRGPYTPGRIIDLTKAAADRLNMSNNTKVKVDFISVAQDGTLSGPGTIGTRVAKQSFALPARPTLGSSGLGTPMMESVQPGTAAVRPISNATLTPASSGNDLSPSTSSNSNITANTSHGLAATNGSFLGAPKPLRSGVLEDSTPASTPALTPSATRPLSAPARTTPANVPAAASSSNSTAGAGNIVVQVGALSDPQRAQTWLKSLNERFRVTGKVTLSNGLYRIQLGPFATRQQAADLQQRLSSEAQQPSFITTLSGAQ; via the coding sequence ATGCGTAAGGATTGGATTTGGATGGGTGCCATCAGCCTGTTTCTGGCTGGCTGTTCAACCACAGAGCAACCGTCATCGCCCACACAGCAAGCCGCAGCCTATAACGGCCCGGTGGAAGAGATAGGCGGAGTGGAGCCACGCTACGAGCCATACAACCCGGCGAACATGCAAGACTACAGCATGAATGGCAAAACATACCGCATTATCAAAAACCCAGAGAATTTTAGCGAGAGCGGTTTCGCCGCATGGCATGACCATGCCTCCACCGGCAGCCGTACCGCAAACGGTGAAATGTTTGATGTCAACGCCATGGCTGCCGCACATCCCACCTTACCCATACCAAGCTATGTACGGGTGACAAACCTCAGCAATGGCCGCAGGCTGGTGGTTCGCATCAACGATCGCGGCCCTTATACCCCCGGCAGGATCATTGACCTGACCAAAGCGGCGGCTGACCGGCTTAACATGTCGAATAACACCAAGGTAAAAGTAGACTTTATCAGCGTGGCGCAAGACGGCACCCTCTCAGGCCCTGGCACTATCGGCACCCGCGTTGCTAAACAGAGTTTCGCCCTGCCTGCTCGCCCAACGTTAGGCTCAAGTGGTCTTGGCACCCCAATGATGGAAAGCGTTCAACCAGGCACGGCAGCGGTACGCCCTATCAGCAATGCCACGCTTACCCCAGCCTCGTCAGGCAATGATCTGTCACCAAGCACCAGCAGCAATAGCAACATCACGGCCAACACATCTCACGGGCTTGCGGCGACCAACGGTAGTTTTCTGGGTGCGCCCAAACCGTTGCGTAGCGGGGTACTCGAAGATTCAACACCTGCCAGCACACCAGCGCTAACGCCGTCTGCAACGCGTCCACTTAGTGCACCCGCCAGAACCACACCGGCAAACGTGCCTGCTGCTGCCAGTTCAAGTAACAGCACCGCTGGGGCGGGCAATATTGTGGTGCAGGTCGGTGCGCTCAGCGACCCCCAGCGCGCTCAAACCTGGCTGAAAAGCCTGAACGAACGCTTTCGGGTGACAGGCAAAGTGACGTTGAGCAACGGTTTGTATCGTATTCAGTTAGGCCCGTTCGCCACTCGTCAGCAAGCCGCTGACTTACAACAACGGCTTTCCAGCGAAGCACAGCAACCGTCATTCATTACGACACTGTCAGGCGCACAGTAA
- the dacA gene encoding D-alanyl-D-alanine carboxypeptidase DacA yields MKTVITSCFTKRIALGALLAIGASTFAYADDINLKTMIPAVPDIDAEAYILIDYNSGKVLAEKNADVRRNPASLTKMMTSYVIGQSIKAGKITPNDVVTIGKDAWATGNPDFQGSSLMFLKPGDRVPVYLLNKGIILQSGNDACVAMADYVAGSQDAFINLMNGYVKALGLQNTQFKTVHGLDAEGQYSSARDMALIGQALIRDVPDEYATYKEKEFTFNNIRQTNRNGLLWDSSLTVDGIKTGHTASAGYNLVASATEGQMRLISAVLGGRTFKGREAESKKLLTWGFRFFETVAPLKTAKEFASEPVWFGDSDRVSLGVDKDAYITIPRGRMKDLKASYVLNNTELHAPLAKNQVVGSINFQLDGKVIDQRPLVVMNEVKEGGIFGRLFDYIKLMFHRWFS; encoded by the coding sequence ATGAAAACAGTAATCACGTCTTGTTTTACCAAACGTATTGCGCTCGGCGCACTGCTCGCCATCGGTGCATCCACTTTCGCCTACGCAGACGACATTAATCTGAAAACCATGATCCCTGCCGTGCCGGACATTGATGCAGAAGCGTATATCCTGATTGACTACAACTCGGGTAAAGTGCTGGCTGAGAAAAATGCCGACGTTCGACGCAATCCCGCCAGTCTGACCAAAATGATGACCAGCTATGTTATCGGTCAGTCTATCAAAGCCGGGAAAATCACACCGAATGATGTCGTCACTATTGGCAAAGATGCCTGGGCGACAGGCAACCCGGATTTTCAGGGCTCTTCCCTGATGTTCCTCAAGCCCGGCGATCGCGTTCCGGTCTATCTGCTCAATAAAGGCATCATTCTGCAATCGGGTAATGACGCCTGTGTCGCCATGGCTGACTATGTTGCAGGCAGTCAGGATGCATTCATCAACCTGATGAATGGCTATGTCAAAGCATTAGGGTTACAAAACACGCAATTTAAAACCGTTCATGGGCTGGATGCCGAAGGGCAGTACAGTTCCGCGCGTGATATGGCTCTCATCGGTCAGGCGCTGATTCGTGATGTTCCCGACGAATACGCCACCTATAAAGAAAAAGAATTTACATTCAACAACATTCGCCAGACAAACCGCAATGGTCTGCTGTGGGACAGCAGCCTGACCGTTGACGGTATCAAAACCGGCCACACCGCTTCGGCGGGGTATAACCTGGTTGCCTCTGCCACTGAAGGCCAAATGCGGCTCATCTCAGCTGTGCTTGGCGGGCGCACGTTTAAAGGCCGTGAGGCGGAAAGTAAGAAATTGCTGACCTGGGGCTTCCGTTTCTTTGAAACAGTGGCTCCGCTCAAAACAGCGAAAGAGTTTGCCTCCGAACCGGTCTGGTTTGGCGACAGCGACCGGGTATCGCTCGGGGTGGATAAAGATGCTTATATCACCATTCCGCGTGGTCGCATGAAAGACCTGAAAGCCAGCTACGTGCTGAACAATACCGAGTTGCATGCCCCGCTGGCCAAAAACCAGGTCGTAGGATCGATTAATTTCCAGTTAGATGGCAAAGTTATCGACCAGCGCCCTTTGGTGGTGATGAACGAAGTCAAAGAAGGTGGGATTTTCGGCCGTCTGTTTGATTACATCAAACTGATGTTCCACCGCTGGTTTAGCTGA
- the ybeD gene encoding DUF493 family protein YbeD, whose translation MKTKLNELLEFPCSFTYKVMGLAKPELVDKVVEVIQRHAPGDYHPQVKPSTKGNYHSVSITITATHIEQVETLYEELGNIEIVRMVL comes from the coding sequence ATGAAAACCAAACTCAATGAATTACTCGAATTCCCTTGTTCGTTTACTTACAAGGTTATGGGGCTGGCGAAACCGGAGCTGGTCGATAAAGTCGTGGAAGTCATTCAGCGTCACGCGCCCGGCGACTACCACCCACAGGTTAAACCCAGCACCAAAGGCAATTACCATTCTGTCTCTATCACCATCACCGCCACCCATATCGAGCAGGTAGAAACCCTGTACGAAGAGTTAGGCAACATTGAGATTGTACGCATGGTGCTGTAA
- the lipB gene encoding lipoyl(octanoyl) transferase LipB encodes MTTLLPQHLGTVNETNIVHDKIVIRQLGVHPYEPVSHAMHTFTEQRNNTSFDELWLVEHLPVFTQGQAGKAEHLLMPGDIPVIQSDRGGQVTYHGPGQQVMYVLIDIKRRKVGVRQLVSAIENTVIRTLAHYAIDAHARPDAPGVYVGEQKICSLGLRIRRGCSFHGLALNVAMDLSPFLRINPCGYAGMSMTQLSDLSAAATVEDTAKVMVNAFLTELGYSQYEWLDWNWSKQGEPHPIDADSDLTH; translated from the coding sequence ATGACGACGCTGCTGCCACAACACCTGGGCACAGTGAACGAGACTAACATCGTGCATGATAAGATAGTCATACGCCAGTTAGGTGTACACCCTTACGAGCCGGTGTCGCATGCCATGCACACCTTCACAGAACAGCGTAACAACACCAGTTTTGACGAGCTCTGGCTGGTAGAACACCTTCCGGTATTTACGCAAGGACAGGCGGGAAAGGCCGAGCATCTCTTGATGCCTGGCGATATTCCGGTTATTCAGAGCGATCGGGGAGGCCAGGTCACTTATCACGGCCCGGGTCAACAGGTGATGTACGTACTCATTGATATCAAGCGTCGCAAAGTGGGCGTGCGCCAGCTGGTCAGCGCCATAGAGAACACGGTGATCCGCACACTGGCACACTATGCTATTGATGCACATGCGCGGCCAGATGCGCCCGGTGTCTATGTGGGTGAGCAGAAGATCTGTTCGCTTGGGCTACGTATCCGTCGCGGCTGCTCCTTCCACGGGCTGGCACTGAATGTCGCGATGGATTTGTCACCTTTCCTGCGTATCAATCCTTGTGGCTATGCCGGCATGAGCATGACGCAATTAAGCGACCTCTCAGCCGCCGCCACGGTTGAGGATACCGCAAAAGTCATGGTGAACGCCTTCCTGACAGAGCTTGGCTATTCGCAATATGAATGGCTTGACTGGAACTGGTCAAAGCAAGGTGAGCCCCACCCCATTGACGCTGACAGCGACCTGACGCATTAA
- the lipA gene encoding lipoyl synthase yields the protein MSKPIQIERGVKYRDADKMALIPVRAVATERQEMLRKPEWMKIKLPADSSRIQGIKDAMRRNGLHSVCEEASCPNLAECFNHGTATFMILGAICTRRCPFCDVAHGRPLTPDANEPEKLAQTIHDMGLRYVVITSVDRDDLRDGGAQHFADCISAIRRKSPNIRIETLVPDFRGRMDRALDILTATPPDVFNHNLENVPRLYRQVRPGADYEWSLKLLEKFKAAHPEIPTKSGLMVGLGETNDEIIEVMRDLRRHGVTMLTLGQYLQPSRHHLPVQRYVPPEEFDAMKAEAMAMGFTHAACGPFVRSSYHADLQAKGLEVK from the coding sequence ATGAGTAAACCGATTCAGATCGAACGTGGCGTCAAATACCGTGATGCAGACAAGATGGCCCTGATCCCGGTACGTGCGGTTGCCACCGAGCGTCAGGAAATGCTCCGCAAACCCGAATGGATGAAAATCAAGTTGCCTGCGGACTCCAGCCGAATTCAGGGCATCAAGGACGCCATGCGCCGTAATGGTCTGCATTCGGTTTGTGAAGAGGCTTCATGCCCTAATCTCGCGGAGTGCTTCAATCACGGCACCGCAACCTTTATGATTCTGGGTGCTATCTGTACCCGCCGTTGCCCGTTTTGCGATGTTGCACATGGTCGCCCGCTGACCCCGGATGCCAATGAGCCGGAAAAACTGGCCCAGACCATCCACGATATGGGCCTGCGCTATGTCGTAATAACCTCGGTGGATCGTGACGATCTCCGCGATGGTGGCGCACAGCACTTTGCAGACTGTATCAGCGCTATTCGGCGCAAAAGCCCCAATATTCGCATCGAAACGCTGGTACCCGATTTCCGTGGACGAATGGATCGCGCGCTGGACATTCTGACCGCCACCCCACCCGATGTGTTTAACCATAATCTGGAGAACGTCCCTCGTCTCTACCGCCAGGTCCGGCCAGGAGCGGATTACGAGTGGTCGCTGAAATTACTGGAAAAATTCAAGGCAGCCCACCCTGAGATCCCAACCAAGTCAGGCCTGATGGTCGGACTGGGTGAAACCAATGACGAGATTATTGAGGTGATGCGCGATTTACGCCGTCATGGCGTAACCATGCTCACACTCGGCCAGTATCTCCAGCCAAGCCGCCATCACCTGCCGGTTCAGCGTTATGTTCCGCCTGAAGAATTCGATGCCATGAAAGCCGAAGCGATGGCGATGGGCTTTACTCATGCAGCCTGTGGCCCATTCGTTCGCTCATCCTACCATGCGGATTTACAAGCCAAAGGGCTGGAAGTGAAATAA
- the tatE gene encoding twin-arginine translocase subunit TatE: protein MEGISIAKLLVIGALIVLLFGTNKLRSLGSDLGTAIKGFKKAMSDEQPAAKSTTPDEPAATIADNRQHKE from the coding sequence ATGGAAGGTATCAGTATTGCCAAACTCTTAGTGATTGGCGCTTTGATTGTTCTGCTGTTTGGTACAAATAAGCTGCGCAGTCTGGGCAGTGATCTGGGGACGGCGATTAAAGGGTTCAAAAAAGCGATGAGTGATGAGCAGCCTGCGGCAAAATCCACTACCCCGGATGAGCCTGCGGCGACCATTGCAGATAACCGTCAGCATAAAGAATAA
- a CDS encoding deaminated glutathione amidase has translation MKVALGQFAVQRLWQDNAQTCVDLMMRAASAGADLLVLPEAVLARDNADPQWGVRHAQPMNGPFVSQLLHVSQSLDLYTVFTLHTPAESGQVHNTLLVIRRGEVLAYYHKLHLYDAFSVQESRFVAPGESPPPVVDIAGMRVGLMICYDLRFAETARHLALKGADVLVVPAAWVKGAQKEAHWALLARTRALENTCYLIATGECGERNIGNSMVVDPMGIVIAQAAEQPELLLTELKRERIDGVRHQLPVLRHSRFMPPVLR, from the coding sequence ATGAAAGTGGCATTAGGGCAGTTTGCTGTGCAGCGTTTGTGGCAGGATAATGCGCAGACTTGCGTTGATCTGATGATGCGTGCGGCGAGTGCCGGGGCTGATTTGCTAGTGCTGCCGGAGGCGGTGCTGGCACGAGATAATGCTGACCCGCAATGGGGTGTCCGTCATGCCCAGCCGATGAACGGGCCGTTTGTGAGTCAGTTATTACACGTCAGCCAGTCTTTGGATCTCTATACGGTCTTTACATTGCATACGCCGGCTGAATCGGGGCAAGTGCATAACACGTTGCTGGTCATTCGGCGTGGAGAGGTGCTGGCGTATTATCATAAGCTGCATCTGTACGATGCCTTCAGTGTGCAAGAGTCTCGCTTTGTTGCTCCGGGTGAGTCACCGCCGCCAGTAGTCGACATAGCAGGAATGCGCGTTGGCTTGATGATATGCTATGACCTGCGTTTTGCTGAGACGGCACGCCATTTGGCGCTTAAGGGGGCTGATGTATTGGTTGTCCCTGCGGCGTGGGTAAAGGGTGCTCAGAAAGAGGCACATTGGGCGTTGCTGGCGCGAACGCGAGCGCTGGAGAATACCTGTTACCTGATTGCTACTGGCGAGTGTGGTGAACGGAATATCGGTAACAGTATGGTGGTTGACCCGATGGGGATAGTGATTGCTCAGGCCGCAGAACAGCCTGAGCTGTTGCTGACAGAGCTAAAGCGTGAGCGTATTGATGGGGTACGTCACCAGTTACCTGTTCTGCGTCATAGCCGTTTTATGCCACCTGTATTACGATAG
- the crcB gene encoding fluoride efflux transporter CrcB yields the protein MYSTLLAVFLGGGLGSVARWQLSVRFNNLFPHMPAGTLIANLSGAFIIGAAMSYFIRQPDLPPYWKLLLTTGFCGGLTTFSTFSFEVVALLQSGEWTAALFNLLLNLIGSLLMTALAFALVGWLSAH from the coding sequence ATGTACAGTACGTTACTTGCCGTTTTTCTTGGTGGTGGACTTGGCAGCGTAGCCCGGTGGCAACTGAGCGTTCGCTTTAACAACCTGTTTCCCCACATGCCAGCCGGGACACTTATCGCCAATCTGTCAGGGGCGTTTATTATCGGGGCCGCCATGAGCTATTTCATACGGCAGCCCGATCTCCCCCCCTACTGGAAACTGCTACTCACCACTGGCTTCTGCGGTGGCCTGACAACGTTTTCAACCTTTTCCTTTGAAGTGGTGGCATTACTACAAAGCGGAGAGTGGACTGCGGCCTTGTTCAATTTGCTTCTCAATCTGATAGGTTCACTGCTGATGACGGCACTGGCATTTGCGTTGGTGGGGTGGCTGAGCGCACATTAA
- the cspE gene encoding transcription antiterminator/RNA stability regulator CspE, producing the protein MSKIKGSVKWFNESKGFGFITPEDGSKDVFVHFSAIQSNGFKTLAEGQRVEFEITSGAKGPSAANVIAI; encoded by the coding sequence ATGTCTAAGATTAAAGGTAGCGTTAAGTGGTTTAATGAGTCCAAAGGATTCGGTTTCATTACTCCTGAAGATGGCAGCAAAGACGTGTTCGTACACTTCTCTGCTATCCAGAGCAACGGTTTCAAAACCCTGGCTGAAGGTCAGCGCGTAGAGTTTGAAATCACCAGCGGCGCTAAAGGACCTTCTGCTGCTAACGTTATCGCTATTTAA
- the ypfM gene encoding protein YpfM — MIEVELNNWKSFIDAMLRK; from the coding sequence ATGATTGAAGTCGAACTCAACAACTGGAAAAGCTTCATCGACGCCATGCTGCGTAAATGA
- a CDS encoding ArsC family reductase, producing the protein MTITLYGIKNCDTMKKARRWLETHQMDYHFHDYRVDGLNDEQLQAFIALASWQSLLNTRGTTWRKLDEPLRQSIDNESAAKAVMLQYPALIKRPLLVTDSGRYLLGFSEDSYQHFFMENR; encoded by the coding sequence ATGACCATCACCCTGTATGGCATCAAAAACTGCGATACCATGAAAAAAGCGCGTCGCTGGCTGGAAACGCATCAGATGGATTATCACTTCCACGATTATCGCGTTGATGGATTAAATGATGAACAATTGCAGGCTTTTATCGCTCTTGCCAGTTGGCAGTCACTGCTTAATACGCGCGGAACCACCTGGCGCAAGCTTGATGAACCCCTGCGCCAGTCCATTGACAACGAAAGCGCCGCAAAAGCTGTTATGCTGCAATACCCTGCACTGATTAAACGCCCGCTATTGGTGACTGACTCAGGGAGATATCTGCTCGGATTTAGTGAAGATAGCTATCAGCACTTTTTTATGGAGAACCGCTAA
- the dapE gene encoding succinyl-diaminopimelate desuccinylase, whose amino-acid sequence MSCPVIELAQQLIKRPSLSPNDSGCQALMIERLQAIGFVIEPLNFGDTQNFWAWRGEGKTLAFAGHTDVVPVGNENQWQTPPFEPTIRDGMLFGRGAADMKGSLAAMVVAAERFVASHPDHQGRLAFLITSDEEASAVNGTVKVVEALMARQERLDYCLVGEPSSTERVGDVVKNGRRGSITANLRVQGIQGHVAYPHLADNPVHRAMAALHELVNTVWDEGNEFFPPTSMQIANINAGTGSNNVIPGELDVQFNFRFSTELTDALIKERVAALLDNHQLNYTLEWQLSGHPFLTGCGELVEAVVNAVQHYSEITPQLLTNGGTSDGRFIARMGAQVVELGPVNATIHKVDECVSAADLQLLSRMYQRVMEQLIA is encoded by the coding sequence GTGTCTTGCCCGGTAATTGAACTGGCCCAGCAACTGATTAAACGCCCCTCGCTCAGCCCGAATGACTCTGGTTGTCAGGCTTTGATGATTGAGCGATTGCAGGCGATTGGTTTTGTCATTGAACCGCTCAATTTTGGTGATACCCAAAACTTTTGGGCCTGGCGTGGCGAGGGTAAAACACTGGCATTTGCCGGTCACACGGATGTCGTGCCCGTTGGTAACGAAAATCAATGGCAGACACCGCCGTTCGAACCCACCATCCGCGATGGGATGCTGTTTGGCCGTGGTGCCGCAGACATGAAAGGTTCACTGGCAGCGATGGTGGTTGCCGCAGAACGCTTTGTTGCCAGCCACCCTGACCATCAGGGCCGACTGGCGTTCCTGATTACCTCGGATGAAGAAGCCAGCGCCGTTAACGGTACGGTAAAAGTTGTTGAAGCATTAATGGCCCGCCAGGAGCGGCTGGATTATTGCCTGGTGGGTGAGCCCTCCAGCACCGAACGAGTAGGCGACGTAGTGAAAAATGGCCGCCGTGGCTCCATTACTGCAAATCTGCGTGTACAGGGTATTCAGGGCCATGTTGCCTACCCGCATCTGGCCGATAACCCGGTACACCGCGCAATGGCTGCGTTGCATGAATTGGTCAATACGGTCTGGGATGAAGGCAACGAGTTTTTCCCGCCAACCAGCATGCAAATCGCCAATATCAACGCGGGCACCGGCAGTAATAATGTCATTCCCGGCGAGCTAGACGTTCAGTTTAATTTCCGCTTTAGCACCGAACTGACCGATGCGCTTATCAAAGAGCGGGTCGCTGCATTACTTGATAACCACCAGCTAAACTACACACTGGAATGGCAGCTCTCCGGCCACCCTTTCCTGACCGGATGCGGTGAACTGGTTGAAGCCGTCGTGAATGCGGTACAGCACTACAGCGAAATCACACCGCAGTTACTGACGAACGGTGGCACCTCTGATGGCCGTTTTATCGCCCGCATGGGAGCACAGGTAGTCGAGCTCGGGCCTGTCAACGCAACGATTCATAAGGTTGATGAATGCGTCAGCGCCGCTGACTTGCAATTATTAAGCCGCATGTATCAGCGCGTTATGGAGCAATTGATCGCATGA
- a CDS encoding M15 family metallopeptidase, translating into MISIACLTGKSDSHLVALSGSHRLQAEAASAFLAMQHAARLDGFNLQPASSFRDFERQRHIWNGKFNGTRPLLDENSQPIDALSLAEGARCEAILRWSALPGASRHHWGCDLDVYDPDRLPADTSLQLEQWEYQAGGYFAGLSKWLTRHMAGFGFYRPFDQDNAGVAIEPWHLSYAPLAQVAQSLLTPECILQAWQGEEIAGKPWLQAHLPHVFERFIMMGNAPSPAQ; encoded by the coding sequence ATGATAAGCATCGCGTGCCTGACCGGTAAAAGCGATTCGCATCTGGTGGCTTTATCCGGTTCTCACCGGCTTCAGGCTGAAGCTGCCAGCGCATTTCTCGCGATGCAACACGCCGCCAGGCTCGACGGCTTTAATCTGCAACCAGCCAGCAGTTTTCGGGATTTTGAGCGCCAGCGCCACATCTGGAATGGCAAATTTAACGGGACTCGCCCGCTGCTGGACGAGAACAGCCAGCCGATTGATGCACTGTCACTCGCTGAAGGCGCACGTTGCGAAGCGATTTTACGCTGGTCAGCGCTGCCAGGAGCCAGCCGCCACCATTGGGGCTGCGATCTTGACGTGTATGATCCCGACAGACTTCCGGCAGACACATCGTTACAACTGGAGCAGTGGGAGTATCAGGCCGGTGGTTATTTTGCCGGGCTCAGCAAGTGGCTGACACGGCATATGGCGGGTTTCGGTTTTTACCGGCCTTTTGATCAAGATAACGCAGGCGTTGCCATTGAGCCGTGGCATTTAAGCTATGCACCGTTAGCGCAGGTTGCGCAATCATTGCTGACGCCCGAGTGCATTTTGCAAGCCTGGCAAGGTGAAGAAATTGCAGGCAAGCCGTGGCTTCAGGCACATTTGCCTCACGTATTCGAGCGTTTTATCATGATGGGCAATGCACCGTCACCGGCGCAATGA
- a CDS encoding YpfN family protein, with protein sequence MGWLADYWWVVLLVLLGMIINGIKALNRVDHKRFLNDKPPLPPHRDNNAQWDNDDEWPKKKP encoded by the coding sequence ATGGGATGGCTGGCTGATTACTGGTGGGTCGTGCTGCTGGTGTTACTGGGCATGATAATCAATGGTATCAAGGCGCTTAATCGTGTTGATCACAAACGTTTTCTCAATGATAAACCGCCATTACCACCACACCGTGACAATAATGCACAGTGGGACAACGATGACGAATGGCCCAAAAAGAAACCCTGA
- the ypfH gene encoding esterase, whose protein sequence is MKHDYFVVQNPPSPKQLFLLYHGVGDNPVSMGQVGRYFSESFPQAQVISIGGPQAISLGEGRQWFSVQGITEENRARRVSAAMPHFVDTVRDWQQKTGIDYAHTALVGFSQGAIMILESLKVEPNLAGRVVAFSGRFATLPEQPFYDIVVHLIHGEDDPVITAEHARQAAMSLRAQGSDFTLDLVPQLGHAIDNRMMDYALDRLHHYIPKRFWDEAVMGARGELIAFR, encoded by the coding sequence ATGAAGCATGACTATTTCGTGGTGCAAAATCCACCTTCGCCCAAACAACTGTTTCTTCTTTATCATGGTGTTGGCGACAACCCGGTTTCCATGGGGCAGGTTGGGCGTTATTTTTCCGAATCATTTCCGCAGGCTCAGGTGATTAGTATCGGTGGACCACAGGCTATCAGCCTCGGAGAGGGGCGTCAGTGGTTCTCGGTTCAGGGGATAACAGAAGAAAATCGGGCGCGTCGGGTCAGTGCCGCCATGCCCCATTTTGTTGATACGGTGCGTGACTGGCAGCAGAAAACCGGTATCGATTATGCTCATACCGCGCTGGTGGGGTTTTCTCAGGGGGCGATTATGATCCTTGAGTCTCTGAAGGTGGAGCCTAATCTGGCCGGGCGGGTGGTTGCGTTCAGCGGCCGCTTTGCTACGCTGCCCGAACAGCCGTTTTATGACATTGTGGTTCACCTGATTCATGGTGAAGATGACCCGGTTATTACCGCCGAGCATGCCCGTCAGGCCGCGATGAGTTTGCGTGCACAGGGGTCGGATTTTACGCTCGACCTGGTGCCACAGTTAGGGCACGCCATCGATAACCGTATGATGGATTACGCACTGGACCGTTTACATCATTACATTCCCAAGCGGTTTTGGGATGAGGCTGTCATGGGCGCGCGCGGTGAGTTGATTGCTTTTCGCTAG